CGAAACGGAGGTCTGGCGGGGACGCGATCACGAGTCGGGCTTCGAGAAAGAGATCGGTATGCACATCACCTGAAACCTCATTTTTTCGATGTCGAAACGCAGCGTCAAACCTTTCATTCCGGCACTTTCGCTTCTGTTCGCCCTTCTGGCGGGAAGCCTTATCATCGCCGCCACCGGCAGTGACCCGATCGAGGTATACCAGAAGATGCTCCGTTCGACCTTCACCTCCGGCTACGGCATCGGGCAGGTGCTCTTCCGGGCGACGACGCTGATTTTCACAGGCCTCGCCGTAGCGTTGCCGTTCAGAGTGAAACTCTTTAACATCGGCGGAGAGGGACAGCTTCTCATGGGCGCTTTCGCCGCCGCCCTCTGCGGCATCGCCCTCCCTGCCGGTACGCCCGCACTTGTCGCCGCGCCCGCTCTGATACTCGTGGCCAGCGCCGCTGGCGCCGGATGGGCGATGGTCGCTGGATGGTTGAAGGTACGGCGTGGCGTCAACGAGGTGATTTCAAGCATCATGCTGAACTTCATCGCCCTCGCGATCACCGGTTACCTGCTCACCAACCGCTTCGCCATTCCTTCGACCGTGCACACGCCCGCCATCGTCGCCGGTGGGTGGCTGCCCGATTTCGACACGCTCTTCGGCCTCGGCTGGCACTCCCCTGCCAACCTGTCGCTCTTCATTGCCCTCGCCATCACCGCCGGTGCTGCCGTGCTGCTCTACCGTTCCCGCTACGGCTACGACATGATCGCCTCAGGCCTGAACCCCCAGGCTGCGCGCCACGCCGGAATAGACACCGCCCGCCATACCCTCGGCGCAATGGCGATGGGGGGCGCAATGGCAGGCCTCGCCGCCTCGAACCTCGTGCTCGGCTACAAGCACTGGTTCGAGGCCGGGCTCTCCACCGGAGCCGGATTCATGGGCATCGCCGTCGCCCTGCTTGCTGGAACCAACCCCACCGGAATCATCATCGCTGCATTTCTTTTCGCCTGGCTCGACTACGGCGGCCTCGCGGTCAACACCCTCGTCCCCAAAGACATCTTCATGATGGTACAGGCGATCACCATCCTCTCCATCATCAGCATCCCTGCCCTCTTCAAAAACAGGCTAAAGGAAGATTAAGACCATGGATGTTTCTGAAAACAGGACAACTGGAAACATTCAGGATAACAATACTCGCCCGGGTCAGGACAAACACATAACTCTGCTTCTGTACATTCATCATTATGATTATTGCAGACTGGTGAAATCGTGACGAACCCTCTTTACTCTGAGCAGTTGAATTGATTATCTTGTTCTTACATTGGGCGCAGTTTTTTTATATGAACGCCCGGTTCCGGACGAAATAATTCATCGAAGAATATCTCTGAATACCATGGCTAAAAAATCTACCGCCAAAGAGGCTCCAGAAGTAACGCCCGAAAAAAAAACGGCTAAAAAAGCCGCTGCAAGCGCTGAAACCAAACCAAAATCTGCAAAATCTAAAACCGCAAAAATAGCTGCACCAGAAGAGCCTAAACACGCCAAAACTGCC
The nucleotide sequence above comes from Chlorobaculum tepidum TLS. Encoded proteins:
- a CDS encoding ABC transporter permease, which encodes MSKRSVKPFIPALSLLFALLAGSLIIAATGSDPIEVYQKMLRSTFTSGYGIGQVLFRATTLIFTGLAVALPFRVKLFNIGGEGQLLMGAFAAALCGIALPAGTPALVAAPALILVASAAGAGWAMVAGWLKVRRGVNEVISSIMLNFIALAITGYLLTNRFAIPSTVHTPAIVAGGWLPDFDTLFGLGWHSPANLSLFIALAITAGAAVLLYRSRYGYDMIASGLNPQAARHAGIDTARHTLGAMAMGGAMAGLAASNLVLGYKHWFEAGLSTGAGFMGIAVALLAGTNPTGIIIAAFLFAWLDYGGLAVNTLVPKDIFMMVQAITILSIISIPALFKNRLKED